In Burkholderia sp. GAS332, one DNA window encodes the following:
- a CDS encoding EAL domain, c-di-GMP-specific phosphodiesterase class I (or its enzymatically inactive variant): MMSMIELDPPGFQPPRPMAGDEGSRRTVLYGGYTVFSVFQPVFSVSHRRAIGYHASLRAHDEHALQVPSHEVFTQAARRGDLLELGRLAESLHLGNFNAFDSHDEWLFLSLHPAALMDTSYGDALLAGLKALGLPPQRVVLEVSEQAGGETTRFAEIVDALRKSGFLIALDGFGAKHSNIDRVWNLRPDIVTLDRCILAQASEHSHIERVLPGLVSLLHESGQLVLMGGLSTERNALIALECNVDFVQGAFFAGPSVEPVKPQAAAGLMDSLSAALRERVAARGRAQSARLAPYVTALETAAAQLVAGESVTQATAPLLTLGETARCFVLDGSGRQIGDNVLPPGRASQRAKRFRPLLHSEGASWERRPYFIQAMRVPGQVHLTPPYLSINEAHLCVTASIAAHTPHGTQVLCVDINWEVAAHRN, encoded by the coding sequence ATGATGAGCATGATCGAACTCGATCCTCCCGGCTTCCAGCCGCCGCGCCCGATGGCCGGCGACGAAGGCTCCCGGCGCACCGTCCTGTACGGCGGCTACACGGTTTTCAGCGTGTTCCAGCCGGTTTTCTCGGTGTCGCACCGGCGCGCGATCGGTTATCACGCTTCGCTGCGCGCACACGACGAACATGCGCTGCAGGTGCCGTCGCACGAGGTTTTCACGCAGGCGGCGCGGCGCGGCGATCTGCTGGAGCTCGGGCGGCTCGCCGAATCGCTGCATCTGGGCAATTTCAATGCATTCGACAGCCACGACGAATGGCTCTTCCTGAGCCTGCACCCGGCGGCGCTGATGGACACCAGTTATGGCGACGCACTGCTCGCCGGCCTCAAGGCGCTGGGCCTGCCGCCGCAACGGGTGGTGCTGGAAGTATCCGAACAGGCAGGCGGTGAAACCACGCGCTTCGCCGAAATCGTCGACGCACTGCGCAAATCCGGCTTCCTGATCGCCTTGGACGGCTTTGGCGCGAAGCATTCGAATATCGACCGCGTGTGGAATCTGCGTCCGGACATCGTCACGCTCGACCGCTGCATCCTCGCGCAGGCGAGCGAGCACTCACATATCGAACGCGTGCTGCCGGGCCTCGTCTCGCTGCTGCACGAATCCGGGCAACTGGTGCTGATGGGCGGCCTGAGCACCGAGCGCAACGCGCTGATCGCGCTGGAATGCAACGTCGACTTCGTGCAGGGCGCGTTCTTCGCGGGCCCGAGCGTCGAGCCGGTGAAACCGCAAGCGGCGGCCGGCTTGATGGACTCGCTCTCCGCGGCGCTACGCGAGCGGGTCGCCGCACGGGGACGCGCACAGTCTGCGCGGCTCGCACCCTATGTCACGGCGCTGGAAACGGCGGCTGCCCAACTCGTGGCCGGGGAATCGGTTACGCAGGCGACCGCGCCGCTGCTCACGCTCGGCGAGACGGCACGCTGCTTCGTGCTCGACGGTTCGGGCCGGCAAATCGGCGACAACGTGCTGCCGCCGGGACGTGCGTCGCAACGCGCCAAGCGCTTCCGGCCACTGCTGCATTCGGAAGGCGCAAGCTGGGAGCGCCGGCCGTACTTCATTCAGGCCATGCGCGTACCCGGCCAGGTGCACCTCACGCCGCCCTACCTGTCGATCAACGAAGCGCACCTGTGCGTGACGGCCTCGATCGCCGCGCATACGCCGCACGGCACGCAGGTGCTATGCGTCGACATCAACTGGGAAGTCGCTGCGCATCGTAATTGA
- a CDS encoding RNA polymerase sigma-70 factor, ECF subfamily → MTEQGIDKASSFEAVRARLLALAYRMLGSRAEAEDVVQDVWLKWHLADTQAVQTPAAWLTTITTRAAIDRLRHVQRERASQAAGWLPEPWLDEVAPSAEELALRAAEMSYGVMLLLERLKPDERAAFVLHEAFDCDYAEIAKILDRTPASCRQIVHRAKARLQRAGAPLERPDPAAHARIVERLRTALEAQDRAGLLRLFSDAPEVVSDAPVCTQELAPVTWMETVTALAHQASHAEVVSVEGAMCIALLFEGEVVGVIDVSTQSLADGSVKIVSLRAVTSAARLQAANRLLGRAAVMKLLARIQRNTLASITMRSDFPVDVDA, encoded by the coding sequence ATGACGGAACAAGGAATCGACAAGGCATCCAGCTTCGAGGCCGTGCGCGCCCGGCTGCTCGCGCTGGCGTACCGGATGCTCGGCAGCCGCGCCGAAGCAGAAGACGTGGTGCAGGACGTCTGGCTCAAATGGCATCTCGCCGATACGCAAGCGGTGCAGACACCGGCGGCGTGGCTGACCACGATCACCACGCGCGCGGCCATCGACCGGCTGCGCCACGTGCAGCGTGAACGCGCGTCACAGGCCGCAGGCTGGCTGCCGGAGCCCTGGCTCGACGAGGTGGCGCCGTCGGCGGAGGAACTGGCCTTGCGCGCGGCGGAGATGTCCTACGGTGTGATGCTCCTGCTCGAGCGTCTGAAACCGGATGAGCGGGCGGCATTCGTGCTGCACGAAGCGTTCGATTGCGACTACGCGGAGATTGCGAAAATCCTCGACCGTACGCCGGCCAGTTGCCGTCAGATCGTCCATCGGGCCAAGGCGCGTTTGCAGCGCGCGGGTGCGCCGCTGGAGCGTCCGGATCCTGCTGCGCATGCGCGGATCGTGGAGCGCTTGCGCACAGCGCTGGAGGCACAGGATCGGGCGGGCTTGCTGCGTCTCTTTAGCGATGCGCCGGAAGTCGTCAGCGACGCGCCGGTGTGCACGCAAGAACTGGCGCCCGTGACCTGGATGGAGACGGTGACAGCGCTCGCGCATCAGGCGAGCCATGCAGAGGTGGTGTCGGTCGAAGGGGCAATGTGTATTGCGTTGCTCTTCGAAGGCGAGGTGGTCGGGGTCATCGACGTGTCCACGCAAAGTCTCGCGGACGGTTCGGTGAAGATCGTCTCGTTGCGCGCGGTCACCAGTGCGGCGCGGTTGCAGGCAGCGAACCGCTTGCTGGGTCGCGCGGCCGTCATGAAGCTGCTCGCGCGGATTCAGCGGAACACCCTTGCCTCAATTACGATGCGCAGCGACTTCCCAGTTGATGTCGACGCATAG
- a CDS encoding PQQ-like domain-containing protein, whose amino-acid sequence MQRPQNGTFNPSVWARLCAWLVVAFVAACFLSCGGGGGGSGGSSGTASGSGSAGGSGTTSGGSTGGGSTGSGSAPASTPTPTAATAYATDVLMHHNDLARTGQMLAETTLTLANVNSGSFGKVAFLSADGKVDAQPLFVTSLSIGGTLHDVVYVATENDTVYAYDATTFAPLWQVSLIGGGETPSDDFSCPDFTPEIGITSTPVIDRNRGANGVLYIVAMTKDSSGAYHHRLHALDLTTGAEVLGGPTEIAATYPGNGAGSVNGLITFNPALHTERAALTLVGGNIYMGWTSHCMDGAYTGWLMAYSADTLKQVSALNITPNGSQGSIWMAGSGMASDGTSLYVVDGNGTFDTTLNAQGFPVNGDFGDSLMKLSLGNLQVTDYFAMYDVVAQSAADNDFGSGGVMLLPDQTTAAGVVKHLAVAAGKDNNIYVVDRDAMGEFSPTANNIWQELIGTLAGGIWGSPAYYNGVVYYGGLNDNLKALPVSGAYLATTASSKSPTTFAYPGATPAVSANATSNGIVWAAENGTTGALHAYNASNLANELYNSNQAGTRDQWGAGNKFITPMIAKGKVYVGATNGVAVFGLL is encoded by the coding sequence ATGCAGCGACCGCAAAACGGCACGTTCAATCCGAGTGTGTGGGCTCGCCTGTGCGCGTGGCTGGTGGTTGCATTCGTCGCGGCCTGCTTCCTTTCTTGCGGTGGCGGCGGTGGCGGCTCGGGTGGGTCATCGGGCACGGCCTCGGGCTCGGGTTCGGCGGGCGGCAGCGGCACCACCAGCGGTGGCTCGACAGGCGGCGGCTCGACCGGCTCGGGCTCCGCACCCGCTTCCACCCCCACCCCCACGGCGGCGACTGCCTACGCCACCGACGTGCTGATGCATCACAACGATCTCGCGCGCACTGGCCAGATGCTCGCCGAGACGACGCTGACGCTCGCCAACGTCAACTCAGGCAGCTTCGGTAAAGTCGCATTTCTTTCCGCGGACGGCAAAGTTGACGCGCAACCGCTGTTTGTCACCAGTCTGTCGATCGGTGGCACGTTGCACGATGTGGTCTACGTTGCTACCGAAAACGACACTGTGTACGCCTATGACGCCACCACCTTCGCGCCACTGTGGCAAGTCTCGTTGATCGGCGGCGGCGAAACCCCCAGCGACGACTTTAGTTGTCCGGACTTCACGCCGGAAATCGGCATTACGTCGACGCCGGTCATTGATCGCAATCGTGGCGCAAACGGCGTCCTGTATATCGTGGCAATGACGAAAGACAGCAGCGGCGCCTATCATCACCGTCTGCATGCGCTCGATCTGACGACCGGCGCCGAAGTGCTGGGCGGCCCGACCGAGATCGCCGCGACCTATCCGGGCAATGGTGCGGGCAGCGTCAACGGCCTGATTACCTTTAACCCCGCGCTACATACGGAGCGCGCGGCACTTACGCTGGTCGGCGGCAACATCTATATGGGGTGGACCTCGCATTGCATGGACGGCGCGTACACCGGCTGGCTGATGGCCTATAGCGCCGATACCCTGAAGCAGGTCAGCGCGCTCAACATCACGCCGAACGGCAGTCAGGGCTCGATCTGGATGGCCGGCTCGGGCATGGCGTCGGACGGCACGTCGCTCTACGTCGTGGACGGCAATGGCACGTTCGACACCACCCTGAACGCGCAGGGCTTTCCCGTCAACGGCGACTTCGGGGACTCGCTGATGAAGCTGTCGCTGGGGAACCTGCAGGTCACCGATTACTTCGCGATGTACGACGTCGTGGCGCAGTCCGCCGCCGACAACGATTTCGGCTCGGGCGGCGTCATGCTGTTGCCGGACCAGACGACCGCGGCCGGCGTAGTCAAACACCTGGCGGTAGCCGCCGGCAAGGACAACAACATCTATGTCGTCGATCGCGACGCGATGGGCGAATTCAGTCCCACGGCGAACAATATCTGGCAGGAGTTGATCGGCACGCTCGCAGGTGGCATCTGGGGCTCGCCGGCGTACTACAACGGCGTGGTCTATTACGGCGGCTTGAACGATAACCTGAAGGCGCTGCCGGTCTCGGGGGCTTATCTCGCGACCACCGCTTCGTCAAAGAGTCCAACCACGTTTGCCTATCCCGGCGCGACGCCGGCGGTGTCGGCCAACGCCACGAGCAACGGCATCGTCTGGGCGGCGGAAAACGGCACGACAGGTGCCTTGCATGCGTACAACGCAAGCAACCTTGCGAACGAGCTGTACAACAGCAACCAGGCCGGCACGCGTGATCAATGGGGCGCGGGCAACAAGTTCATCACGCCGATGATCGCTAAGGGCAAAGTGTATGTGGGTGCGACTAATGGCGTGGCGGTGTTTGGTTTGCTGTGA
- a CDS encoding ATP-dependent Clp protease proteolytic subunit ClpP gives MHSSYPSVTGLGLVPTVIEQSGRGERAYDIYSRLLRERIVFLVGPVNEQSASVIVAQLLFLESENPDKDISFYINSPGGSVYDGLAIYDTMQFIKPEVSTLCTGFAASMGTFLLTAGQRGKRYALPNARIMIHQPSGGSQGTAADVEIQAREVLYQRQRLNAMMAECTGRSVEEIVRDTDRDNFMSARDAKTYGLVDEVLETRAALSDLNEPARHRDM, from the coding sequence ATGCATTCCAGCTATCCCTCCGTCACCGGCCTGGGCCTCGTGCCCACCGTGATCGAACAGTCCGGCCGTGGCGAGCGCGCCTACGACATCTATTCGCGTCTGCTGCGCGAGCGCATCGTCTTTCTGGTCGGTCCAGTGAACGAACAGTCAGCCAGTGTGATCGTCGCCCAATTGCTGTTTCTGGAATCCGAGAATCCCGACAAGGATATTTCTTTTTACATCAATTCGCCGGGCGGCTCCGTGTACGACGGGCTCGCCATCTACGACACGATGCAGTTCATCAAGCCGGAGGTGTCGACCTTGTGCACGGGTTTTGCCGCCAGCATGGGGACGTTTTTGCTGACCGCAGGCCAGCGTGGCAAACGGTATGCGCTGCCGAACGCGCGCATCATGATTCACCAGCCGTCGGGCGGCAGCCAGGGCACCGCTGCCGACGTCGAAATTCAGGCGAGAGAGGTGCTCTACCAGCGCCAACGCCTCAACGCGATGATGGCCGAGTGTACCGGGCGCAGTGTCGAAGAGATCGTCCGCGACACCGACCGCGACAACTTCATGTCGGCTCGCGACGCCAAGACATATGGCCTCGTCGACGAGGTGCTGGAAACACGCGCGGCGCTAAGCGACCTAAACGAACCGGCTCGTCACCGGGACATGTAG
- a CDS encoding Uncharacterized conserved protein, LabA/DUF88 family: MASSNETVSMALFCDFENVALGVRDAKYDKFDIKLVLERLLLKGSIVVKKAYCDWDRYKSFKGAMHEANFELIEIPHVRQSGKNSADIRLVVDALDLCYTKSHVNTFVIISGDSDFSPLVSKLRENNKQVIGVGVQQSTSDLLIANCDEFFFYDDLVRESQRTVAKRESARPQPAAQQTAKRTPDEEKSRSKEDLEKRRTKAVEIAVQTFDALASERGDSGKIWASVLKNAIKRRKPDFNETYYGFRAFGNLLEEAHARGLLEFGRDEKSGAYVYRSNAASVAADNVNEPAESGESAEQLYEAQVAETVIAETVVAEPGGKHESRRRGRGNRKPGRGGQQEGTQEARAAGGHGRHAQAHAEDVQTQAASASEPIFEQPEVTWAEAESFAVEPVSTTVGNEETQEEESVAQPKRRKERAPRKTAAKKAKKTTPRTIDEVPEIAAPAEAPVASVSAEEAPVPAKKAARKAAPRARRPRKTAATSEAE; encoded by the coding sequence ATGGCGTCATCCAACGAAACCGTCAGCATGGCGCTATTCTGCGACTTCGAAAACGTTGCGCTCGGCGTGCGCGACGCGAAGTACGACAAGTTCGACATCAAGCTGGTGCTCGAACGTCTGCTGCTCAAGGGCAGCATTGTCGTGAAGAAAGCGTATTGCGACTGGGACCGCTACAAGAGTTTCAAAGGCGCGATGCACGAGGCCAATTTCGAGCTGATCGAGATTCCGCACGTGCGCCAATCGGGCAAGAATTCGGCCGACATCCGGCTCGTGGTCGACGCACTCGACCTCTGCTACACGAAATCGCACGTCAATACCTTCGTCATCATCAGTGGCGACTCGGACTTTTCGCCGCTGGTGTCGAAGCTGCGCGAGAACAACAAGCAGGTGATCGGCGTCGGCGTACAGCAATCCACCTCCGATCTGCTGATCGCGAACTGCGACGAATTCTTCTTTTACGACGACCTGGTGCGCGAAAGTCAGCGCACGGTAGCCAAACGCGAGTCTGCCCGCCCGCAACCGGCCGCGCAGCAAACGGCCAAACGGACGCCTGACGAGGAAAAGTCGCGCAGCAAGGAAGACCTCGAAAAGCGCCGCACCAAAGCGGTCGAGATCGCGGTGCAGACGTTCGACGCGCTCGCGTCCGAGCGTGGCGACAGCGGCAAGATCTGGGCGTCGGTACTGAAGAACGCAATCAAGCGCCGCAAGCCGGATTTCAACGAGACGTACTACGGTTTTCGCGCATTCGGCAATCTGCTGGAAGAGGCGCATGCGCGCGGATTGCTGGAGTTTGGCCGCGACGAAAAGTCAGGCGCGTACGTCTATCGAAGCAATGCTGCGAGCGTGGCTGCCGACAACGTGAACGAGCCGGCCGAATCGGGTGAATCGGCAGAACAGTTGTATGAGGCACAGGTCGCAGAAACGGTGATTGCCGAAACGGTGGTCGCCGAGCCGGGCGGCAAGCACGAGTCGCGCCGCAGAGGCCGCGGCAACCGCAAGCCCGGCCGTGGCGGCCAGCAGGAAGGCACTCAGGAAGCACGCGCGGCAGGCGGGCACGGCCGGCACGCGCAAGCTCACGCAGAGGACGTGCAGACGCAAGCGGCGTCAGCCAGCGAACCCATTTTCGAACAGCCGGAAGTGACTTGGGCGGAAGCGGAGAGCTTTGCCGTTGAACCGGTCAGCACCACCGTAGGCAACGAAGAGACACAGGAAGAAGAGAGCGTCGCTCAGCCCAAGCGCCGCAAGGAACGCGCGCCGCGCAAAACAGCCGCGAAGAAAGCGAAGAAGACCACGCCGCGAACGATCGATGAGGTACCGGAGATCGCGGCACCTGCTGAAGCGCCGGTGGCGTCCGTCAGCGCGGAAGAAGCCCCCGTGCCGGCAAAAAAGGCCGCGCGTAAAGCCGCGCCACGTGCTCGCCGTCCGCGTAAGACGGCGGCTACGAGCGAGGCGGAGTAA